The DNA region CTGTAGGCAGCTATGATCTGTTTGAGGTCTTCCAGGTACTGATCCATTGCTGCCCTTGCAGATAAAGGCTCTGCTTTGTCCTCAAAACAAGCGAGATGAACCAGCATCTGCGTGTGAAATGCGGCTCCGCAGGCCCAGTGTCTTAGAGATCTGCAGGATCAGATAGGAAGAAGAGCCGTCTAACCCGTCACAGCCTCATGTGTGATGTGCGCGTCAAACACGTTGCCTTTCCACTCCGTCAGTTCCTTCTCGGCACTGTACCTGGAGTCGCAGCCGCCCCCAAGCAGACAGGTCTTCAGCCGAGTGAGGATGAGGCTCAGCTGGGCCTCGAGCCGGACCGAGTCCTCGATCAGCCTCCTCTTATCGCTCAGGCTGATCCTGCACCGCTTCAGGTACTCTTCCATCACCTCCTGCAGCTCCCACACACtctgctgcaaaacatttttaaatatttaagaaaggTTCAACTAAAGGGCACTTGATgtcaaagacaaaaaccaaGACCAATTAAAGACACATACAACTTTATCGCAGTCAAGTggatgcagaaaaaacaaaaccgcAGTGTGAAAGTTATGAGGGATATTAAAGGTGACATATTATTAGACCTCTTTTTGGGTCTCAGCTGTTTCTAAAAGCAACACAAGTGATTATAAAAGTCCACCCATCTGTTTTTTTGGCAgtaggtttatgttttttaattgtctggaatatgagctgtttcaaaagcCTTCTGAATGTGACATCACCAATCAGCAGGCCCAGTCCGTCACCCAGCAACCCACGCAGAGCTCCGGCCTGCTCGGTCATCTGTTTCTACCGTTGCATGTGCTGTACAGTATctgtaatgttttgttgttgacttactatcCAAAAACCACTTGCTGGATTCTTGTTGGTTTTACAGGaggctccatttctgcttttcaaagatgtacagttgcataactgtgcatctgtttgcagccattttcacatgggAGTGTAAATggtgagttggggggcgtggccagcggcaacttgtttggatttaaagaaacaagaagCCCTAAAAAAAGTCCAGTCATTCGAGTTGGTGCTCAAACACGAACTAGctaaatttaagttttattctcaaaaagcacaagaaaaagtCTAAGTTTTGGGAATGACATTTTTAGCTTGTACAACACTTAAACTTCTGCTTCACCATCTTGAAATGCCATCGCCaaggtttccatggttacatCCTAACactttcaatcaatcaaatagTTCTTCACACCTTTGATGCATCTGCTGTCTTCACACTTTTCATGAAGCTTATGCCAAAGTCCAGACACATGTGGATGTTATTTAGATGTTCTATGTCAACATCAAAggattttgcaataaaaaataaacagagatgCGCAGAGTTTTTTTGTAGCTGATTTGCAATGTCCAGTGTTTGCAAATACTATGACATTGCTAACTCTGGGTGATTACAATTTCACTTTTAGAACATAAGTAATATATACTTTGAGTCCTCTTCATTCAGTAATGTAATCTGCACTGAAGATTGTTGTTATGAGCATGACGCAGAAACACTTAGACATGGAGGAAAAAGAGTCATTAATTGACGTACAGGGACGAAACTTATCAAAGTTCAGAAGGTTTTATTGAGAGCTCATCAGGACAGACCTTGAATGTAACAATCTATTAACTGAGTTATTAAAGCTGACGGGGGATGAAGACGAAATAATTCAGTCAATAAAATTtggtaatatttcaaaatacGTATTGCTCCCACGTATTTCCCTCTGCGCTTGAACAGAGGCTTTACCTGACACGACGGCGAAGCCGCTGGCCTCCCTTTCACTCCTGCTGACTGTTTTGATGACCAGGCCACGTCCATCACCATGGTGACCGCTAACCCCACCAAGCCAGCCAGGCGTGGCTCATCGGAGAAGGCAGACAGTCGACCAATCAGATCCCTGAGGTAGGTGGGTGCCCGCTTGCCAAGGTCACTCTGAATCTGaaggaaataaatcaaatatataaatgtatttttgtgaaaaaaaaaaacacacacacaaatgacaCAATAGCTGAAGTAAGATGTTTACTGTTACctaataaaaaaagtgttttgtcatcatcatcatcatactGGTCCCTGGGTTCCCTGTGTATTTATGGGTGACCTCGTCACAATCCCCAGCTGGCCTCCAagactttctttctcttttataGAGTTCTGCTTCACTTTGCACAATCCCTCTTTATTAACTGATTCAAGGAAACAGCCTCGTCCCGCTCCTCCCGTTAATCTCCGCCTGCACTTCAGTGGATTTAGGGCCGATCAATGAGCATTTCATCCACTCAGACGTTTTCCACACAGAGTCTTCAGACCGCAGGTGTGTCTCAACAAATCGGAATATCATTGAAAACACGTTTCATGTCAGTAATGGGATccaaaaagtgaaatgaaatatttattaaatccaCCTCAGGAGATGGACAGGCTGATTGATTCAATGCTGCTCGTGAAGTAATTTATGAAAAGTAGACTGAAGCAACGTTCATTACACACACAGTGCATCTTTTTCAGCTGCTTTAgaattctgtattaaaaattcttattatttttaatacctGAACTAAATTCATGGTTTCTATTAGCTCTAAGCCATGATTATACAAATTTAGatacatttgaatttgtttttgatgataATTCTTGCATTAGCCTGGTGTTATCGTAAAATAGATAAATCCATGTAGTGAATAATACGATGAcattaacaatatatttttagttttttctgtaTACTTGCCTTTAAAAATTTTAGATCAACTAATTGACTTACCGTCAATACAGTTTACATTAATAATTGGATATGAAAAATTGTCCAATAggatattttaattaatttatttatttatttgaaaatatttgaccaaaGTGAAACTAGAGTTGTGCCACTTGAAGAGTTCTGAGTTAGACatacaaaaggtttttttaattcttaaatgcaaaatgtacatctatatttgttttttttttacagttttggcttaattgcttCTCTGACTTTGTTGCTGTTTCAGCAAATGACCTTGTTTTGAGTCTGTACATTCCACTTAATGAGTAATAacttactaaattagttggcgattatttcaataactgattcaccacaattaattatttcagcTCCCATTTGGTGTGATAACTGTCCACGAGTCGAGCAGAAACAGGCTTTTTGATGCACTCGAATTCAAGTCCAGCCTTTGAATAGGCCACTccaaaatcttcttttttcattAGCTTAATGGCTTATGGCTGGGCATTTCCTTCAGAATTTTCTGGTAAGGAGCAAAATTCAAGGTTCCCTTAATTACTGCAAGTTCAGGTCCTGGGAACCAAAAGAGGCCCAGACCATGACAATACACCATGTTACAATGCATGACTTttgcgttctcactaaaaccaggaagatagagcacataacaccagttttaaagtccctccactggctccctgtagctcaaagaatagactttaaaatactgttgttagtttataaatcactgaatggtttagcaccacaatacattaaagatttgctgctgttgtatcaaccttccagacctctcaggtcttctggttctggttctggttctgcatctccagaaccagaaccaaaccaggagaagcagcatttagcatctatgcaccaaaaatctggaacaaacttccagaaaactgtaaaacagctgaaacactgacttcctttaaatctcaactaaaaacccacttgtttagagttctatttgaaacgtaatcaattacaaatttattgacggaatctgacttgatgttctgtttttattgttgattctatgttgcattgtatttttgtgtttgatttgatgtaagccactttgaaatgccttgctgctgaaatgtgctatacaaataaagtttgatttgattttggaatgatgacttttttttttttcttctaaaaacgGCGTTAGATTTACGTCAGATGGAACGGGATGGACACGTTTAAAAGGTGTTTACCTGTTTCAGGTGTTCTTGAAGACTGGCCTGGGAGACAGAAACCTCATTTTGATTGGCTAGGAGCAGAGGGTGCACCACTGCGAGGTCAGGAaccgcctcctcctccaccatGGCATCATACATGACAGAGCCAGCTGTCTTCTTCAGCTCAGTAAGTTCTTCTTCGGATGACATGAGCTGGCCCATAATGCAGTTTACATTTGCGCATATATCCATTATTTATCCCAGCATCtgaaagaaaattgattttaataaaagggAAGTCACAGCTTCTTTCCTAAACTAAGTAGAAGCATCATctaaaaaattaagattttagagaaaaaagtGAACTGGCGACCCAACatgacatgtttttctttaatcgGTCAACATTTACTATTCAGAATATTGCGAAAACATCTCTAAATCAGCACCCTAACGTTTTCCAATAATCTTCTAGCATCAGTTCAGTCAATTTCTCTCTCACAGCAGAAACCTCCTGTCTCTGTGGGTATGTTTTGCTTTCtcacttcctcttttcttcttcttctgttctgttttccTGGTGCAACAGTAACGACATTCACCAAGACAACACAGCGGCATACTGGAGCTTTTCAGCAAAACTACACCGCCTCCTGGTGGTAAAAATTTGGAAGTACAGCTATACTGATCTCAGCCTGAAAAAGTTGCTCTATTCTACATGTGGAGAGTCGAAATATTACAAGTAAGTTATGTGCacaatttacatttattataacttaatttaattcaacATAGCTCCTTTGCCTCAGTCCACaataacttaatttaattcaaacGGTCAATAAAGCTCATCATATAGATCTGACTGGGCAACCTGCACAGCATGCTAACGGTCCATGCTAACAAGCCCCACCTATTAGCTCCCTCATCTTTTCAAGGGAAGAAAGTTGCAggaaatgtagaaataattaaatgattttaacaaGTACATTACTAAAGCATGTCAATAACAATAgtttatttaaagcatttcatCCAATTCACTGCTTATCCCTGCTGATATGGATAGCTGTTGCCTGTCTTTATGATTAATCAATTTACTGGATTATGGCCGCTATGGGCCCCCATTCCTGTCTATACCAgtgtataaaaacaacaacacccaTCAGAGTATCTATCTTGCACTCTCTCTTAGAAATATCTTAAAGGAAATCATAATGACTTAAGGTCCTTGGAACAGTTGCACACTCTTTAGCGCTGTGTTAAACATTGAAAAATGGGCCAAGGgcttttggctttttttatttagctaaatggAACGATGGCCGTGATGTTTTTACTTGATAAAATATGGGCCGAGGGGATTTGGGATTTTGTGTAGCGTAAgagatgttctttttttaaactgggaCAAGGACTTGTGTGCTGTCAGGTCAGGGTTTTGTGTgtaaaacagctgcagcttgATGGAGCCCTCCAGGCTTTCTTGTGGAGCGCATCAGGTCCATGTTAATACCTGATTCGGCTGGTAATTTATGGCGTGTCTCCTCAGGTGCGTGATGCCATTCCGCTCTTGTAGCATACACCTTTTTGTGTCCAGACTTTAAATGAGGTGGCAGCCTCACCTGTCAGACGTTATTGAGCTTCGCCGTTTAGTGCAGCAAAACAGCAGCTGGTGAAGGGGCTCAgaggtcacatttgaaaaggaAGCAGTCGCCAGTGATGAACAAAAGCTACGTTTAACTTCACAGCAGaaacaaatgtatttctgtACGTAAGTACGCTTGTCAAATGTTCACTTGTGCTGCTAGAATTTAAAAGTTTGCTATTCTATGGTATGTTTATTACTAACGTATCAACAgtttgcatttgtgtgtgtgtgtttttaaccaAACGTGGTTAGCTAGAGCTAAATATACAGTTATTTAACACATTGAAAAGGTAagaaaagtatatatttttattgtatataGAATAGGATCTATATGCAATATGGAACATTCTATTTTATTATGTTCTaaagttttgtttacttttttttaatgaaagtgaTAAAGCTAAAGAAATAAAGTATTGTCTCTGTTGCTGTTTCTCCAAGTTCCTATATAGAAAATAATGGGGCTGCAGAAAAATGGCCTGGGCTGTATGTTATTTGTACTTTTCAAAtagttttgtgttgttgttgtttacaagATATATTTACTGAACTTTTCAACTGTTGTAGACCCATAAATGTAATCTCAATCAGGTGTTAACTGCATATacataaatagaaaacaacatAGCACAGTACAATATGTACAATATGATATTATTATATCATAGTACAAAACTGAACTCTCTGGTATTATAACATTAAGGCTCTTGCAAAGATTGTGGAAATATTCAATCTAATGTAtggttctgtgtttttattttgtctaacTATTTTTGCATGTTCGGCCTTCGGAGCCGACTGAAACATTCAATTTGCACTTGTGACACAGAAACCAGCCGTGGATGTTTTTGCCTACTGAAACGTGAATTTGACCAACACTgagttcatcttttaaaaaatgctgaagaGAGCAAGCATGTGAAGCAAACCATGCGTGAACCGACATTCGGATCTTTCATCATTTCCgtctcctctctctccccctctggTCCGGTCTGCTCGCCGTCTCCCTGCCTCCTCTCATTCCTTCTGCTGCCGTTGATTCTGATGGCTGCTGTCAGCAGAGTTTACCCGTTCGGCTCTGTTGCTCGGGGAGTTTGTGTTCACCTCTCTGTGTCTCCGTGGACCTTAAGCCCCGGTGACACACTTCACACTCCTCTGGGAGCAATAGATCTTTAAATGTGCTCACTTCCCAACGTCACGCGTCTGCGTATGGAAGCACGTATGTACTCTACATGACTAAGTGGTGAAAACGCAGCATGCCGCCCGGCTTCTTTGCTCACCCCCCCACCCACTTCCACCTCCTGTCTCTCTGCAAAGGTCACATTTCCATTTGAGAGCGAGGTGATGATGAGAGCAAAAGAGCTAAAAGACGGAAGAAACCATgaaagagggaggagagaggagtGGAAGGGGCACGGATGAGAGGGGGATGAAAAAGAAGGACATAAGATGAAGCAGGGGTGATAATGACGAAGGAAGACAACAGATGGAGTTGGGCCACCTTAAGACGCACAAACAGTCTGACTTTTTTCACACGACAGTCCACTTAAGCATCGCTGAACAATAAACATCGCAATCTGATTGTGTCAATTCAAGGGATAAAACCCCCCTCCAAACATAGAAATTAGAAGCGCTGGGTGGGTAGAAAAGTGTGGGTAGAAAATGATTCATGAGCAACAGAAATGATTGGATCCTTGCGGAGACTGTCACACAAAGACCGTTCAAAGGTTTGAGGAAGATTCACGGGGCGCGGGGCCTGCAGCCGGAGGCAGAAGTTTAACAGTCAGACATCTACATGAAAGAGAGGCAATGTTGGGAAAAGAAATAGACTTAAATCACGTGTAAAGTTGGTCACAAACAACAGGAGAAATATGTAATACAATGCTCTTATCAGGTGACACCATGTTTCAACTTTTTGGACTTTTTGGTTTTCAACATGGCTTGTGCGGTGGATAAATCACATCCCAAGGTAACACGCATGGTGTAGGAAAAGAGAAGATAGTCAGAGTTTATTCtaggatggatggagctaaatacatgGTAATCTTTatagaaaaccttttttgaGGCTAACCCTTAAACATACACACAGGAAACAACAGGggtctgaaaacaaatgcagccCACAcgttcacatttttatttctaaaaacaaacaaaaaacattgcattttgtatTCAATTCCCAATGTATTGAACTGAAAGTCGTGGTTGCAATGGGACATAACATGACAAACTTTAAAGGTTGTGAAACATGACATGGCTGTGTACTTTTCTCTCTTGTTTCATTCACATAGTTTCCCACCTAAGCATGTGAATGTCCGCCCTTCACCCATGAACCACTGGAGACAGTTAGGTCTCCCACCAACTCTGCCACTTCtgtcaaatttacattaaaattgcTTCATTTTAGTTTATAGTTTTCACATAAGTGAAAAGACTGATAACAGATTACAGCAAATCTGTTAAAAACGGCCCCAGCCCTGCTGCTCACTGCGGGACACATCTCATTCATCCTTTCATTTGCGCTGCTTGGGAAAAGGGCTTGTGTTTGGCTGATTGTGTAAAGCCGTGCAGACATTAAGGATTTaatctaacacacacacacacacacacacccgcatgCTGATACACTGCATCAAAGTCGACTCTAATTAGCAAACATGatgaagctgtaaaacaatGCTGCTGTTTTGCTGCGTCGTTAGTCATCAGTCTAAccttttcttccacattttggcTATTACCGTCCTTATATTCTCTCTGTCTGTGCCattgatgtatttttcattGCCCCCCTCCTTTATTAGCCCCCCCGTAACACCACCACTACCTTCCCCCATGAAGCATTTAATGGCCTCCATCTACTCCATCCACAGAGCAGGgtggagaataaaaacaagcctAATGTACAGTAATGAATCAGAATTTGACTGCTGCAGCAGTCGGCATCAATTTTGTGACGCTGCTGTGTTCACTTGTCAAGCAGTGAAGCTAATTATTGCAAACGGCAGCTATTGAAAAGTGTCAGTGCCATCCTTCTGCATAAACCTTCGCATAAAATGGAGATTAAGCTCACAGTAAAGCAGACTGATACAAAGCAAGGCTTAAACCGCGCCACATTAGAGGGATTTCCTAAATTCTACCTCAGTTAAAATATTACTGTCTGTTCTAAGTTTCATCCAATTAATGCTCATTTACGTTTTCTCCATCGCATTCAGACGTGACACCTTTTCTGGCCATGAGACTCTCAAGCTTAATTAGCTGACCTAATATGTGTCCACTATTCTTCTCATAAAGAAATCTGTACGCCaggagaaaattacaaattcaTCTTAACAAGGGGCATAATGAGACATTCAGGTCATGGTAACATGACAAGGCGAGGGCATAGGCTGAAGATTTTTGGGTAaaactttgaatttcttttcttttttcttttgcacagtCAAAGTAAAGGTTTTGAAAAGAATCAGAGTACAATATTCTAGAGCACGTTTGTCTTAAATAATTCTGTCTTTATGTTTGTCTAATG from Gambusia affinis linkage group LG13, SWU_Gaff_1.0, whole genome shotgun sequence includes:
- the LOC122842432 gene encoding uncharacterized protein LOC122842432 isoform X3, coding for MDICANVNCIMGQLMSSEEELTELKKTAGSVMYDAMVEEEAVPDLAVVHPLLLANQNEVSVSQASLQEHLKQIQSDLGKRAPTYLRDLIGRLSAFSDEPRLAGLVGLAVTMVMDVAWSSKQSAGVKGRPAASPSCQQSVWELQEVMEEYLKRCRISLSDKRRLIEDSVRLEAQLSLILTRLKTCLLGGGCDSRSLRHWACGAAFHTQMLVHLACFEDKAEPLSARAAMDQYLEDLKQIIAAYRGGLLAKSDHSQDVPEEGAMTGLTVTDRETGKSVTIALSVLEDEIGRRKLNSGTVTSSQVNLDLITSDHYSQAYLDSFFSDRGPVAELENYFVNASERLAMHRTDLQRKNKTGARKAVEKSEDGHVLDEAQVLSDKERAERKPKGEEPKESSERDASLKLSIVETEPEESITRTQPDPASAEGSRSQSAAEGK
- the LOC122842432 gene encoding uncharacterized protein LOC122842432 isoform X2, whose translation is MDICANVNCIMGQLMSSEEELTELKKTAGSVMYDAMVEEEAVPDLAVVHPLLLANQNEVSVSQASLQEHLKQIQSDLGKRAPTYLRDLIGRLSAFSDEPRLAGLVGLAVTMVMDVAWSSKQSAGVKGRPAASPSCQSVWELQEVMEEYLKRCRISLSDKRRLIEDSVRLEAQLSLILTRLKTCLLGGGCDSRSLRHWACGAAFHTQMLVHLACFEDKAEPLSARAAMDQYLEDLKQIIAAYRCYKATTVCVLKCRGGLLAKSDHSQDVPEEGAMTGLTVTDRETGKSVTIALSVLEDEIGRRKLNSGTVTSSQVNLDLITSDHYSQAYLDSFFSDRGPVAELENYFVNASERLAMHRTDLQRKNKTGARKAVEKSEDGHVLDEAQVLSDKERAERKPKGEEPKESSERDASLKLSIVETEPEESITRTQPDPASAEGSRSQSAAEGK
- the LOC122842432 gene encoding uncharacterized protein LOC122842432 isoform X1; the protein is MDICANVNCIMGQLMSSEEELTELKKTAGSVMYDAMVEEEAVPDLAVVHPLLLANQNEVSVSQASLQEHLKQIQSDLGKRAPTYLRDLIGRLSAFSDEPRLAGLVGLAVTMVMDVAWSSKQSAGVKGRPAASPSCQQSVWELQEVMEEYLKRCRISLSDKRRLIEDSVRLEAQLSLILTRLKTCLLGGGCDSRSLRHWACGAAFHTQMLVHLACFEDKAEPLSARAAMDQYLEDLKQIIAAYRCYKATTVCVLKCRGGLLAKSDHSQDVPEEGAMTGLTVTDRETGKSVTIALSVLEDEIGRRKLNSGTVTSSQVNLDLITSDHYSQAYLDSFFSDRGPVAELENYFVNASERLAMHRTDLQRKNKTGARKAVEKSEDGHVLDEAQVLSDKERAERKPKGEEPKESSERDASLKLSIVETEPEESITRTQPDPASAEGSRSQSAAEGK